In one window of Solanum pennellii chromosome 2, SPENNV200 DNA:
- the LOC107011764 gene encoding BTB/POZ domain-containing protein At5g66560 → MAHTEHPTTKGQAWFCTTGLPSDIIIEVEDMTFHLHKFPLMSKSRKLHEMITEQETNASSSKIQKSAERDNDCDGDEEIEEEEDNEEDQQYCISFPDFPGGSETFETAAKFCYGVKIELSALNVAPLRCAGEYLEMTEEYSEDNLISKTERFLSQTVLKSIKDSIRTLNSCKNILPLAETLGIVQRCIDAVAVRASAADPSLFGWPVNDHGPGNGVEASTRRKGANRGGGMDSWFEELGHLSLPLFKRLISAMKSRDLSSEVIESCLMYYAKKYIPGISRSSRKTSSSSIPSETEQRELLETVITNLPTEISSRTSTTTRILFGLLRTANILNASEAARAALERKIGSQLEHATLDDLLIPSYSYLNETLYDVACVERILGYFLTGLEERSTARIQGEEENISVRSTALMLVGKLIDGYLSEIASDNNLLPEKFCELAVALPDQARLFDDGLYRAVDVYLKAHPWISEAEREQICGVMDCQKLTLEACTHAAQNERLPLRAVVQVLFFEQLQLRQAIAGTLMVADVNPEEIPRLSIMDVREEEGEGGEQEERTGVVGTGRAQEGSNTWRKTVRENQVLRLDMDSMRTRVQELERECSSMKKVIQKIDKVGKHGSREGGGGWRKKLGCKFKTQVCDSHEPTVVEAKKGRGQRHQHQQ, encoded by the exons ATGGCGCACACTGAGCACCCCACCACCAAAGGCCAAGCATG GTTTTGTACTACAGGATTACCCAGTGATATCATCATTGAAGTGGAAGATATGACCTTCCATCTTCACAAG TTTCCCCTGATGTCAAAAAGTAGAAAGCTTCATGAAATGATAACAGAGCAAGAGACAAATGCAAGTAGCagtaaaatccaaaaatctGCTGAACGAGACAACGATTGTGATGGTGATGAggagattgaagaagaagaggataATGAGGAGGACCAGCAATACTGTATTTCGTTCCCTGATTTCCCGGGCGGTTCAGAGACATTTGAGACGGCTGCCAAGTTCTGTTATGGTGTGAAAATCGAGTTGTCTGCATTGAACGTTGCTCCACTCCGCTGTGCGGGTGAGTACTTGGAGATGACTGAAGAGTACTCTGAGGATAACCTCATTTCCAAGACGGAGAGGTTTCTTTCACAGACAGTGCTAAAGAGTATTAAGGACTCCATTAGAACCCTAAACTCGTGCAAGAACATCTTGCCGTTAGCAGAAACACTCGGCATTGTTCAGAGATGCATTGATGCCGTTGCTGTTAGAGCTTCAGCTGCCGATCCGTCTCTCTTTGGCTGGCCGGTGAATGATCACGGCCCTGGAAATGGAGTTGAAGCAAGTACTCGCCGTAAAGGTGCCAACAGAGGAGGTGGTATGGATTCATGGTTCGAAGAGCTAGGGCACTTGAGCTTGCCTTTGTTCAAGCGTTTGATTTCTGCAATGAAAAGTAGAGATTTGAGTTCAGAAGTTATCGAGAGCTGTCTAATGTATTATGCGAAGAAGTACATTCCAGGAATTTCACGCTCAAGTAGGAAGACATCGTCGTCTTCGATACCATCGGAGACTGAACAGAGAGAGCTTTTGGAGACTGTAATTACCAACCTTCCTACAGAGATTAGCTCAAGAACTTCAACAACCACAAGGATTCTCTTCGGCTTATTGAGAACAGCAAACATACTAAATGCTTCGGAAGCTGCTCGAGCTGCACTAGAGCGGAAAATCGGATCTCAACTGGAGCACGCCACATTAGACGATCTTCTCATTCCAAGCTACTCTTATCTGAATGAAACGTTATACGATGTCGCTTGTGTGGAGAGAATATTAGGATATTTTTTAACCGGATTGGAAGAGAGGTCTACCGCTAGAATTCAAGGCGAAGAAGAGAACATCAGTGTCAGATCCACGGCGTTAATGTTAGTCGGGAAGTTAATCGACGGTTACTTATCAGAAATCGCTTCTGATAATAATTTACTACCGGAAAAGTTCTGTGAATTAGCTGTTGCATTGCCGGACCAAGCAAGACTCTTTGATGATGGCCTATACAGAGCTGTCGATGTGTATCTCAAG GCGCATCCATGGATATCGGAAGCGGAGAGGGAGCAAATATGCGGAGTTATGGATTGCCAAAAGTTAACACTAGAAGCGTGTACACACGCAGCTCAGAATGAACGGCTTCCACTTAGAGCCGTAGTTCAGGTACTATTCTTCGAACAACTCCAACTCCGGCAAGCAATTGCTGGAACTCTTATGGTCGCCGATGTGAATCCAGAAGAAATCCCGCGGCTGTCAATTATGGACGTGAGAGAAGAGGAGGGTGAAGGTGGGGAGCAAGAGGAAAGGACAGGAGTAGTTGGAACGGGACGTGCACAGGAAGGTAGTAACACGTGGAGGAAAACAGTGAGGGAGAATCAAGTGCTACGCTTGGATATGGATAGCATGAGGACGCGAGTACAAGAACTAGAACGCGAATGCTCGTCAATGAAGAAAGTAATCCAGAAGATAGATAAGGTAGGCAAACACGGCAGCAGAGAAGGAGGAGGTGGGTGGAGAAAGAAGTTGGGATGTAAATTCAAGACACAAGTATGTGACTCGCATGAGCCAACGGTGGTGGAGGCCAAGAAAGGACGGGGACAGCGtcatcaacatcaacaataa